In Deinococcus irradiatisoli, the genomic stretch CCACCATGCGCCGCCCAGACCAGAGGGAAGTGTGGCGCCGCGCACGTCGGGCCGGCGGATGTGAAAAGTTCGTCAAAGTTTGGCTCTATACTCTGGGGCATGACCTCGACGCCCGGCTTCCCGGCGCTGACCGTCTCGAACTGTGCTCTCCTTTCCCAGCGTGGCGGGGTGCGGCTGGAACGTGGCTGCTGGCAGGGGCGCGACGTGTTTGTCAAAACGCTGGACACGGCCGATCCCGATATCCGGCAGCGCTTCGAGCATGAGGGCGAGGTGGCGCGCCGCCTGTCGCATCCCGGCATCGTTCCGCTGCTGACGCGCAGCTCCGAACGGCTGGTGTTTCCCTGGGTCGCCGGGTGCAGTCTGCGCGAGCGCCTGGAGCACGGCCCCCTCAGCCCCTACGCCGCGCTGGAGGTCACGCTCGGCGTGCTGGCGGCCATGCAGGCGTTTCACGAAGCGGGCGTCGTTCACCACGACCTCAAGCCGGAAAACGTGATGCTGCTCGGCGGGCGCAGCTGCGCCGGATGCGTCCGTGTGACGGATTTCGGCATGGCCCACGACCGCACCCTCAGCAGCGACCTGCACCAAGGCACCCGGATGGGCACCCCGCAGTTTATGCCGCCGGAGCAGTTTCAGGGGGTGCGCGGCGATCCCCGCAGCGACGTGTACGCCGTGGGCGCCCTGCTGTTCGATTGCCTGGCCGGCGAGCCGCCGCACCCCGACGCCCTGGGCTGGCTGGTGGGCCTGTCGAGCGTGCGGCTGCCGCTGCCGGGGCCGGCGGCGCTGCACCCGCTGCTCGAAAGCGCCCTGGAGCGCGACCCGCAGCGGCGACCGCCGAGTGCGCGGGCACTGCTGCGGGCGCTGGAAGAGGTTCGCCGCCGGCTGCCCCCCGAACCTCCAGCAATACCCGGGACGGTTCCGGCATGATCCTGGCCTTTTCGGGGAACCGGTTTCTGGTGGAGGAAGCGGCGCGCGAAGCGCTATCAGCCCGGGGGCTGCACCTGCGCGACCTGCCCCGCATCAGCGGCGAGGACGTGACGCCGCAGGTGCTGGAGCCGCTGCTGGCGCCGGGGTTGTTCGGCGAAGCGGCGGCGCTGGTGGACCTCGAAGGGGTGAGGCCCGACAAAGCGCTGCTCGACGTACTGGCGACGCCCGGCGCCCTGGTGGTCGTGCTCGATCCGCTCGGAGCGGCGGGCCGGGTCAAGCACTACCAGCAGCATGGTCAGCATCAGGCGGTGCCCTCGCCGAGCAAGACCGGCGAGGTGACCGGCTGGGTGATGGCCCGCGCCAAGGCGATGCGGCTCAAGCTGGAACAGGGCGCGGCGCTGTATCTGGCCGAGGTGTTCGGCCCCGATCTAGCCGGCATCGCCGCCGAACTCAACAAACTGGCCTATCTGGACACGCCTCTCAGTGCCGAGGCGGTGCGCACTGTGGTGGGCCGTGAGCGCCCCGGCGACTCGTTCGCCATGCTGGCGGCGGCCACCGCCGGACAGCCCACCGAAGCGCTCGGAGAACTGCGCCGCCTGCTCGGCAGCGGCGAGGACCCCTTCAAGCTGATGGGCGCGGTGGTGTGGCAATACAGCCTGGTGGCCCGCAGCGTGGCCCTGCTGGCCGCCTTCGGCCGGCTTTCGGAGGGAGAAGCGGCGCAGCGCCTGGGCGTCAAGCCTTACCCGGCCAGAAAAGCCCTCGAGGTGGCCCGCCGCTTGAGCGAAGCCAAGATCGGCGCCCACCTCAAGCGGATTCTGGAAGCGGACCTGGCGATGAAGCGCGGCCTGGACGCCTCGGCGGTGCTGGAGCGGTTGCTGGTGCAGCTCAGCTTGTAAGGCCGTAGGCGGCGCCGCGTCAGGCGGTCAGGCGTCGGGCGCCGCGTCCGGACTTTCCGCCGCGAACCAAAGCGGCAGCCAGGATGATCAGTGTGCCGGCGATCAGGCCGACCAGGACGGTGCCGATCTGCGGCCGCGCCAGATACACGCCGTAAAAAGCCCACAGAATCACCCCGCTGACCACCAGGTCGTGGTTGGCCCGCAGCAGGAAAGCGCCGATCAGCGCGGCCACGATTGCCAGCAGCGCCGACCAGACGGGGCCGCTCAGGCCCAGCAGGCTGTTGGTGTAGCCGAGGCTGACCAGCCAGGCGGTGACGTTGGCGATGGTCGCCACCGCGATCCAGCCCAGGTACAGGCTGGTGGGCAGGCCCAGCGCCAGCGTTTCCTGGCGGCTCAAGTCCAGGTGTCCCAGCCGCACGTACAGCCAGATCAGCGAGGCCAGCAGCGCCAACATGATCAGCACGCTCAACCCGAGGTGCAGGCTCTGGAAGGCCAGCAGCCAGGTGACGTTCAGCAGGTTGGCCAGCAGGTACGGCCAGAAGAGTGCGTCGTAGCGCGCACCACGTTGTCCCGGCAGCGCTTGATATCCGGCGAAGACCAGCAGCCCCAGAAAGATCACTCCCCAGATGGCGAAGGTCAGCCCGGTGGGAGTAAAAGCGTTGGGCAGCGCGTTCGACACGTCGGCATTGCTGCGCCCAAACAGCGGCAGGGCATTGGAAAGGTAATTCATGACCAGCGTCAGCAGGGTGAACAACACCAAAGTGATCTGTCTGGGAAGGCCTGTCATGGCGCCACCTTAATGAAATCCGCTGCGGCGGACTGCGGGGAAGGCTGCCAAGCAGAGGAAGGCTTCTTGAGCCAGGCTTAAGGATCGAAGCGTGGTAAGCCGAAGCCCAGTGACCTTACTTCTCCAGGAAGCGCCTTACTCCCACGCTCAGGCAGGCGGCGGCTAGCGGCGCCAGCGTCAGCGTCTCGCGCCGCACCAGCCCCAGGCCCAGCGCCGCGAGGCTAAGCAGCCGGGCATCCCGAACCCGGTCGTCGGAAAGCTTGCTGGACGTCTGATCGCAGCGGCTGCGGATACGTTCGGGCGCGGCGAGGTTCGCGCCGAGGCCCAGCGCGGCCAGACTCAACACATCGCTCAGCACGTGGCGGCCGCTGCCCTGGCCGGCCGCGGGGAGGGCGCCGGCCGCCAGGGCAGCGACGCCGACGGTGGGCGGCGCGCTGAACGCGTCGTGCCGGCGGTGCGAGAGTTCCAGGGCCGCGCCCGGCAGCAGAGCGCCGACGCTGCCGCTGCTGAGGGCGGTAGCGGCGGCCTGAAGGCCCAGGGCGGTGCTGTCGGCAACGCTGGCCGCCGCGCCCACACTGGCGGTCAGGACGCGCAGGCTGCTGAGCGCCGTGAAGCTGGGTAGGGCCTGCAGCAAACTGCCGGGGCCTTCCGGATGGTCCGAGGCGGTTTGTGGCCGCGCCAGCGAAGCGGCAAAGGCCAGCGGCATGGCACCTAGGGCCGTGGCCGAATTGTCGGGATCGAGCTCGCGGCCGATGGCCCAGGCACTGAAGGTGCCCAGCCCGGTGCGCAGGCTGCCGGGCCAGGACTGCCCCAGCGCCCGGGCGGCCAGGGTGCCCACCACCAGCCCGGCGGCGGCCCAGCGGTTGGAAGCGTAAGTGAAGTCCAGCGGCCGGGGCAGGGCCGAGTCGGGGCGCCGGGTGAGCATCGGGGTCATACGTTTTACCGTAGCCTCGCCGAGCCGCTGGCGGGTGAGCCGACCATGCAGCGGCGTTGATGCAGGCGGTGGGGTGCGGGGGCATGCCCCCAGTTTGGTGTTGGAACCCGCCGGGCCATCCTCCAGACTGGAGCCATGAAGATTCATGGTCATCTGACACCTCAGCGCCGCGAGGAAGGAGCGACATTGGTGGTGTTGGTCCTGCTGCTGATGGTCATTCTCGGCGGCGTCATCGTGGTGAGCGCCAACCTGGCCCTGAGTGCCCGGCGCACCACCTCTGATCAGCGCACCTCGCTGCAGGCACAGTACGCCGCCGAAACCGGTGCCAACCAAGCCAAGGCGAAGTTGAGTTTGTTCAATAACCTGATCGACAACGTGCAGCCGCTGTCTTCGGTGAGCCGCGCCGACGTACTGAGCAAGTTCGCCAATATCTGCGGCGCTCAGGCCAGCGCCGCCATGAACGTCGTGCCGCTGCCCGACGCCACGACCCAGGTCAGTCTCAGTGGCAACGCCTTGAGCAGTCCGGGAACGGCGCTGTGCGACCTGACCGCCACCCCCGTCTCGGCCAGCGCGGTCAGCACGCTGCTGGCCAGCTACATCGACAGCAGCGTGCTGTCTTCGTTCGGCCTGGACAGCACCAAGCTCTCGACGTTTACCACCGACCTGATCAAATCGGCCAGCCTGCAAAACGACCGCCTGCTGCCCACCGCGACCACCAGCGGCAACCTGACCAGCAATTTCGGCATTGTGCCGATTTCGGTGACCCGTTCAGGTCTCGACAGCTTTTCGATGCAGTTTCTGGTCAGCGACCTGAAGGCCACCGCCACTTCGGCCACCGGCACCCGCGCCGTATCGGCTTCGGCGCGGCAGTTTTCCGACCGCAAGATTTACAGCCTGAACGTCTACAAAAGCAGCTTCGCCCGCTACGCCCTCTTTACCAATCACCACTTCAGCAGCTCCAGCGACGAAGGCAGCGCCAATAACATCTGGTTCACCAGCAACACCAAATTCAGTGGACCGGTGCATACCAATCAGACCTTCAATTTCCTCGACACGCCGTACTTTGGCGGCCAGATCACCTCGGCGGGCTGCTCACGCAACGGCATTACCGCTGGTTCAGGCACCAACCCTGACAGTTGTACCGGCACCGTTAACCCCGGCGCCCGGTTCTACAGCAGCCCCAATAGCATTACTCCGCCTTCGGGCATGGGCGGCGACCCTCAAAACCCCAACGTCGGTGGCAACGCCCCCTCGCTTAACGGCTCGCCGACCCACGTCAACTGGAACAAAGAGTTCGTGCCACTGCCTAACAACGCTCAGGACCAGAAGGCCGCGTCGAATGATGTGATCGCCGTTAACGGCGTCAACCAGACGGGTTTGCTGATAAATTCCAGTGTGACGAAGATGAGTTTTGGGGTCTCAATGGTAGGTGGTATCAAATACCAGCTGCTCTCGTACACCAAAGGCAACGGCACGGCTGTCAGCCTGCGATACGACGAGAACGGAACCATGCAGATTCTGAGCAGTGGCAGTTGGGTTCCAGCCTATAAGAATGTCACCAGCGGCGAATGGCAAAGTGGTAATTCGGGCGCAGTCAGCGCCAAGTTCAACGGCGTCATCTACGCCGATGGGCCTGTGTCAAGTGTGTACACCGAGCCGGGCAGCCTCAACAGCAAGGCTGTGGCCAGCTTCGGGCAACTGACCCTCTCGGCAACCAACAATATTGTGATCAGTGACAACCTGCTCTACGAAGATCCGCCCTGTACTGGTACCTCGGCCACAGCTCCATCCTGCGACACCGTGGCTGACGACGGCACCATGAAGAAGAATGTACTAGGTATCTACTCGGGAACTGGCAACATCGAAATCGCCAACAACGGCACCAACTCAACGCAGAATACCAATCCGGGAACCTGCACCACCACTTCCGGCAGGGCGACTTGTACCAGTGTCGTCAACGCCCCCAACAATGTCACGATTCATGCCGTGCTGATGGCCTCGCGCGGCGCGGTGCAGGTGCAGAACTACAGTAGCAATATCTCGCGCGGGGTAGTGAACCTGCTCGGGGGCGTCATCGAGAACTACTACGGGGCTTTCGGCCAAACCAACGGCAACGGCTTCGGCCGCAACTACATCTACGACACCCGTATGGAAGTCGGCTTCACGCCGCCCAGCTTCCCCACCCAGCAGAACTGGACGGTCGATTCCAGCTCGTGGACCCAGAACGTCACCGCGCCGAGCACCGTGAGCACCATTCCGCTGACCGGCAACGTGATTCAGGAAGCGCCGTGAGAAGAGAACGCGGATTTACCTTGCTGGAGCTACTGGTGGTCGTGGTGATCGTCGGGGTCCTGAGTGCCTTGATTTTCGTGAACTACGCCCGGCAAGTTCAGCTCTCCAGGTTGCAGAGCGCCGTGACCACCTTCTCGACCGATCTGGAAAAGGCCCGCAGCGCCGCCTGGAAATCCGGGCAGAGCGTGACTGTCAGCGTCCTCGCCACCAAGAAAGGTTATACCTACACCGTGAACAGCACGTCGCCACAGGTGCAGACCATCACCCTGCCCGACGGCATTACCTTCGCCGCCGTCGCGACCGCGACGTACACGCCGCCGTTTGCCGACGTGGACGCCTCATCGAACATCTTTACGCTGGTTTCACCCAATACCAGCTTGACCGATGACGTGCGGGTCATCGGCGTGACCGGAAAGGTGGTCAGATGAACCGTCAAGCGATTCAGGGCCTGACCCTGGTGGAGATTCTGGTGGCCATTGCCTTGCTGGGCATTCTGGTGGTGCTCACTGCCCAGCCGCTGCTGTTCTCGCTCAACACCAGTGGAATCTCCGACCGCACACTCAGCGCCACCCGCTCCGCTCAGGACGTCCTCGAACGGGCCAGGGCGGCTGTCGTCAACAACTACAATTCGCCGAGTATCTCGGCTGTCACCAAGCCCAGCGGCACGACCCTGGTCTGTCAGGACCTGGCGCCCGACGGCACCGTCGGCACATCGTGCACCTCCAGCACCAACAATGGCGTGACGCCCTACATGCGCCGGCTGACCGTGACCACGTCGGTGACTGGTCAGCCGGATGTGGTGCTGAGCCTGGACGTGAGACCATGAACCGGCCTTCTCGCTCGGCCGGCTTCACCCTGCTCGAAACCCTGATCGGACTGGCATTGTTCGGCTTGATCATGCTGGCGATCACCAACCTCTTTCGCGGTACCCTCGACACGGCCAGCGCCGGAAATGCCGAGAACGAGCTGCTCAGCGACATGCAGCTGACCCAGCAGGTCATCGCGGGGCGCGCCACTGACGCGGTTTATGTATACCCTACTGGCAGCACGCTGGTGCTCTCTGGCACCGCCACGGCCCCCACCACCCGCAACACCCTGGGCGGGGCCAACACCAACACCCAGAATTGGACGGTCGGCACCGATCCGATCGTGGCGATGATCCTGCCGCCGCTGGTCGCGGCCGGGCCATGCAACACCACGGTGTTTACCGGCTGTTACCGCTTGTTCGCCTACTACCCGATTCTGCGTTCGTACCTGCTGAGCAACGTGACCGGCGACGTGCCCAATGCCGATGCTCGCAATCCCAACCAGTGGGTGATGATGGAATACCGCAAGAACCTGGTGAACGCGGGCGTGCCCTGGACGGGCATCAGCAACTCCACCGGGCAGGTGACAAGCGTGCCGAACAGCGGCTATGTTCAGGGAGCCTCAGGGAAATTCCTGACCGATTACTTTCAACCCGGCAGCGTGTCGTTTACCGTCACGCCTCCGGCGACAGGCGCGGTGGGCCGGGTGGCGATTCAGTTTACCGGTCAGCGCTTCCGCAGCGGCAGTGCTTCGGCCGCCCTGGTGTCTTCGCAGAGCGTCACGGTGTACCCGCGCAACTGGAAATAGCCTCCTTAAGCGGCGCTGGCCGTGCTACCCTGAAATCCCGGAGGCCTCTGCGCTCCGGTTTTTCGTTTGGCCGGGGAAACATGACCGCAGGGGCAGGAGGCACACAGCCATGCAAACCAAATACATCTTCGTGACCGGCGGCGTGGTCTCAAGCCTGGGCAAAGGCGTGGCAACCGCCTCGCTGGGCGCTTTGCTGCGCGCGCGCGGCTACAAGGTCACGGCGGTCAAGATCGATCCGTACATCAACATCGACGCCGGCACCATGCGGCCCTACGAACACGGCGAGGTCTTCGTCACCGCTTCCGGCGCCGAAACCGACCTCGATCTGGGCAACTACGAGCGCTTTCTCGACCTTGATGTGCCGCCGGGCAGCAACATCACCACCGGGCAGGTGTATCTGGAAGTCATTCGTAAGGAGCGGGCCGGCGATTACCTGTCGCAAACCGTGCAGGTCATTCCCCACGTTACCGACGAGATCAAGCGCCGCATCGTGGCGGCCGGCGAGCGCGCCGGGGCCGACATCGTGCTGATCGAGGTCGGCGGCACGGTGGGCGACATCGAATCGCTGCCGTTTCTCGAAGCCATCCGGCAGTTCCGCTTCGACGTGGGCGACGAGCACACCCTGTACCTGCACCTGACGCTGGTGCCGTACCTGGGCACCTCCAACGAGTTCAAGACCAAGCCGACCCAGCACTCGGTCGCCACCCTCAGATCGGTGGGCATCAGCCCCGACATCGTGATGGTCCGCAGCAAGGACAAGCTGCCGGAAGACATCACCAAAAAAATCGCCTTGTTCACCAGCGTCAAGGCCAACCGGGTCTTTTCGTCGTTCGACGTGCCGCACGTCTACCAGGTGCCGCTGGCCCTGGAAGAGCAGGGGCTGGGCAAGGCGGTGGAGACGCTGCTCGACCTCGAACACATCCACCCCAACCTGGGCGTGTGGCAAAACGCGGTGCGGGTGATCAAGGCACCTCAGCGGGAAGTCACCATCGCGCTGGCCGGCAAGTACACCGCCATGCCCGACGCCTACCTCTCGATGATGGAAGCGCTG encodes the following:
- a CDS encoding serine/threonine-protein kinase, which produces MTSTPGFPALTVSNCALLSQRGGVRLERGCWQGRDVFVKTLDTADPDIRQRFEHEGEVARRLSHPGIVPLLTRSSERLVFPWVAGCSLRERLEHGPLSPYAALEVTLGVLAAMQAFHEAGVVHHDLKPENVMLLGGRSCAGCVRVTDFGMAHDRTLSSDLHQGTRMGTPQFMPPEQFQGVRGDPRSDVYAVGALLFDCLAGEPPHPDALGWLVGLSSVRLPLPGPAALHPLLESALERDPQRRPPSARALLRALEEVRRRLPPEPPAIPGTVPA
- the holA gene encoding DNA polymerase III subunit delta; the encoded protein is MILAFSGNRFLVEEAAREALSARGLHLRDLPRISGEDVTPQVLEPLLAPGLFGEAAALVDLEGVRPDKALLDVLATPGALVVVLDPLGAAGRVKHYQQHGQHQAVPSPSKTGEVTGWVMARAKAMRLKLEQGAALYLAEVFGPDLAGIAAELNKLAYLDTPLSAEAVRTVVGRERPGDSFAMLAAATAGQPTEALGELRRLLGSGEDPFKLMGAVVWQYSLVARSVALLAAFGRLSEGEAAQRLGVKPYPARKALEVARRLSEAKIGAHLKRILEADLAMKRGLDASAVLERLLVQLSL
- a CDS encoding tryptophan-rich sensory protein; this translates as MTGLPRQITLVLFTLLTLVMNYLSNALPLFGRSNADVSNALPNAFTPTGLTFAIWGVIFLGLLVFAGYQALPGQRGARYDALFWPYLLANLLNVTWLLAFQSLHLGLSVLIMLALLASLIWLYVRLGHLDLSRQETLALGLPTSLYLGWIAVATIANVTAWLVSLGYTNSLLGLSGPVWSALLAIVAALIGAFLLRANHDLVVSGVILWAFYGVYLARPQIGTVLVGLIAGTLIILAAALVRGGKSGRGARRLTA
- a CDS encoding DUF4900 domain-containing protein — its product is MKIHGHLTPQRREEGATLVVLVLLLMVILGGVIVVSANLALSARRTTSDQRTSLQAQYAAETGANQAKAKLSLFNNLIDNVQPLSSVSRADVLSKFANICGAQASAAMNVVPLPDATTQVSLSGNALSSPGTALCDLTATPVSASAVSTLLASYIDSSVLSSFGLDSTKLSTFTTDLIKSASLQNDRLLPTATTSGNLTSNFGIVPISVTRSGLDSFSMQFLVSDLKATATSATGTRAVSASARQFSDRKIYSLNVYKSSFARYALFTNHHFSSSSDEGSANNIWFTSNTKFSGPVHTNQTFNFLDTPYFGGQITSAGCSRNGITAGSGTNPDSCTGTVNPGARFYSSPNSITPPSGMGGDPQNPNVGGNAPSLNGSPTHVNWNKEFVPLPNNAQDQKAASNDVIAVNGVNQTGLLINSSVTKMSFGVSMVGGIKYQLLSYTKGNGTAVSLRYDENGTMQILSSGSWVPAYKNVTSGEWQSGNSGAVSAKFNGVIYADGPVSSVYTEPGSLNSKAVASFGQLTLSATNNIVISDNLLYEDPPCTGTSATAPSCDTVADDGTMKKNVLGIYSGTGNIEIANNGTNSTQNTNPGTCTTTSGRATCTSVVNAPNNVTIHAVLMASRGAVQVQNYSSNISRGVVNLLGGVIENYYGAFGQTNGNGFGRNYIYDTRMEVGFTPPSFPTQQNWTVDSSSWTQNVTAPSTVSTIPLTGNVIQEAP
- a CDS encoding prepilin-type N-terminal cleavage/methylation domain-containing protein — translated: MRRERGFTLLELLVVVVIVGVLSALIFVNYARQVQLSRLQSAVTTFSTDLEKARSAAWKSGQSVTVSVLATKKGYTYTVNSTSPQVQTITLPDGITFAAVATATYTPPFADVDASSNIFTLVSPNTSLTDDVRVIGVTGKVVR
- a CDS encoding type IV pilus modification PilV family protein, with product MNRQAIQGLTLVEILVAIALLGILVVLTAQPLLFSLNTSGISDRTLSATRSAQDVLERARAAVVNNYNSPSISAVTKPSGTTLVCQDLAPDGTVGTSCTSSTNNGVTPYMRRLTVTTSVTGQPDVVLSLDVRP
- a CDS encoding PulJ/GspJ family protein, with protein sequence MNRPSRSAGFTLLETLIGLALFGLIMLAITNLFRGTLDTASAGNAENELLSDMQLTQQVIAGRATDAVYVYPTGSTLVLSGTATAPTTRNTLGGANTNTQNWTVGTDPIVAMILPPLVAAGPCNTTVFTGCYRLFAYYPILRSYLLSNVTGDVPNADARNPNQWVMMEYRKNLVNAGVPWTGISNSTGQVTSVPNSGYVQGASGKFLTDYFQPGSVSFTVTPPATGAVGRVAIQFTGQRFRSGSASAALVSSQSVTVYPRNWK
- a CDS encoding CTP synthase, giving the protein MQTKYIFVTGGVVSSLGKGVATASLGALLRARGYKVTAVKIDPYINIDAGTMRPYEHGEVFVTASGAETDLDLGNYERFLDLDVPPGSNITTGQVYLEVIRKERAGDYLSQTVQVIPHVTDEIKRRIVAAGERAGADIVLIEVGGTVGDIESLPFLEAIRQFRFDVGDEHTLYLHLTLVPYLGTSNEFKTKPTQHSVATLRSVGISPDIVMVRSKDKLPEDITKKIALFTSVKANRVFSSFDVPHVYQVPLALEEQGLGKAVETLLDLEHIHPNLGVWQNAVRVIKAPQREVTIALAGKYTAMPDAYLSMMEALLHAGIANDARVNIKWINTESLEEAEEIESQLGDVDGILVPGGFGVRGIEGKIRAAGYARSRKVPYLGICLGMQVAVLDYARNVVGLKEANSTEFDPYAPHKVIDLMPEQLETEDLGGTMRLGDWPMDLSAGTRLAQLYGVPQGGEVQERHRHRYEVNPAYVQALIDAGLTISGVTPGMAGRGAGLVESIELADHPFFVGLQAHPEFKSRPMRPSPPFAGFIAAALAGKLEAPEHKELA